One window of Candidatus Microthrix subdominans genomic DNA carries:
- the ispG gene encoding flavodoxin-dependent (E)-4-hydroxy-3-methylbut-2-enyl-diphosphate synthase: MDPGASSTIKRRPTRRIMVGDVPVGDGAPVSVQSMTITKTADVDGTLAQIYALAAAGADIVRCTCNDAEAAEGLARIVPRSPVPIVADIHHQYKMALAALEAGVACLRLNPGNIRRPEHIKTVAMEAKDRGVPIRIGVNGGSLDPKLYERYGGKVTPEAMVESAQMEMAYFDEVGFEDIKISVKASNVPLMIEAYRQLADVTDHPLHLGVTEAGPLPGGYIKATAGIATLLAEGIGDTIRYSLTADPVEEVRAGRQLLEAMGLRERKGVDLIACPSCGRAEVDVIGVAERAQKAFGERQIPLQVAVMGCVVNGPGEARDADLGIAAGNKRGHLFVKGENVAVVPEDEMVDTLVEWADYIVEHGTEAALDRARNTKAEAKKAAAEDRARNLGERGDDANDSEAVVELIRKTT, translated from the coding sequence ATGGACCCAGGAGCTTCCAGCACCATCAAACGGCGGCCGACCCGCAGGATCATGGTGGGCGACGTGCCCGTCGGCGACGGCGCCCCCGTCAGCGTCCAGTCGATGACGATCACCAAGACCGCCGACGTCGATGGGACCCTGGCCCAGATCTACGCCCTGGCCGCTGCCGGGGCCGACATCGTGCGCTGTACCTGCAACGACGCCGAGGCCGCCGAGGGTCTGGCGAGAATCGTGCCCCGCAGCCCGGTGCCGATCGTCGCCGACATCCACCATCAGTACAAGATGGCGCTCGCCGCGTTAGAGGCGGGGGTGGCATGCCTGCGGCTCAACCCGGGCAACATCCGCCGCCCCGAGCACATCAAGACCGTCGCCATGGAAGCCAAGGACCGGGGGGTGCCGATCCGTATCGGCGTCAACGGCGGCTCGCTCGATCCCAAGCTGTACGAGCGTTATGGCGGCAAGGTCACCCCCGAGGCGATGGTCGAATCGGCACAGATGGAGATGGCCTACTTCGACGAGGTGGGCTTCGAGGACATCAAGATCTCGGTCAAGGCCTCCAACGTGCCCCTGATGATCGAGGCCTACCGCCAGCTGGCCGACGTCACCGACCACCCGCTGCACCTGGGGGTCACCGAGGCCGGTCCGCTGCCCGGTGGCTACATCAAGGCCACCGCCGGCATCGCCACGCTGCTCGCCGAGGGCATCGGCGACACGATCCGCTATTCGCTCACCGCCGATCCGGTGGAGGAGGTGCGCGCCGGCCGTCAGCTGCTCGAGGCGATGGGCCTACGCGAGCGCAAAGGCGTTGACCTGATCGCGTGTCCGTCGTGTGGTCGGGCCGAGGTGGATGTGATCGGCGTGGCCGAGCGGGCCCAGAAGGCATTCGGTGAACGCCAGATCCCGTTGCAGGTAGCTGTGATGGGCTGCGTGGTCAACGGGCCGGGCGAAGCCCGCGACGCCGACTTGGGCATCGCCGCCGGCAACAAGCGGGGCCACCTGTTCGTCAAAGGCGAGAACGTGGCGGTCGTGCCCGAGGACGAGATGGTCGACACCCTGGTCGAGTGGGCCGATTACATCGTCGAGCACGGCACCGAAGCGGCCCTCGATCGGGCCCGCAACACCAAGGCGGAGGCCAAGAAGGCAGCGGCCGAGGACCGGGCCCGCAACCTGGGCGAACGGGGCGACGACGCCAACGACTCCGAGGCGGTCGTCGAGCTGATCCGCAAGACCACCTGA
- a CDS encoding amidohydrolase family protein: MTNPVAWIAAQRGLRSDGRLDGPVWVAHDDGRLREIRWGDAPAGAPDPTPGTLTPGLIDLQCNGGVGIDLGSTPPSLWGPWRRSLAAAGVTAVAPTFITGPFERLLGQIAATEEERRDRPAGAATGARLLGVHLEGPFIAPSRLGAHPSRFRLDPSPGHADALARLPLGALAIVTLAPELGGADDLIVALRRAGVVVSIGHSDATAEQVHHAAGVGASMVTHLGNAQRGLHQREPGVVGAALVDDRLTLGLIGDLVHVHADLIQLVRRAAPDRCVLVTDAVAETGVTDRAPRVAADRDDAAGRSTADDPSVLAGGIHSGAMVVAGLVGAGFDPGWVLDAFTRQPARAIGRTDLGTLEVGARADLVRWTPSWTVGSTWIDGDRFVADPD; the protein is encoded by the coding sequence ATGACCAATCCCGTGGCCTGGATCGCAGCGCAGCGGGGCCTGCGAAGCGACGGTCGCCTCGACGGGCCGGTGTGGGTCGCCCACGACGACGGCCGGCTGAGGGAGATCCGGTGGGGCGACGCCCCCGCCGGGGCGCCCGACCCGACACCGGGAACGCTCACTCCGGGGCTGATCGACCTGCAGTGCAACGGCGGCGTGGGCATCGACCTCGGCTCCACCCCGCCCTCGCTCTGGGGCCCGTGGCGCCGCTCGCTCGCTGCGGCCGGCGTCACCGCTGTGGCGCCAACCTTCATCACCGGGCCCTTCGAGCGGCTGCTCGGCCAGATCGCTGCCACCGAGGAGGAGCGTCGGGACCGCCCGGCGGGCGCTGCGACCGGTGCCCGGCTGCTCGGCGTGCACCTGGAGGGACCGTTCATCGCGCCATCCCGCCTGGGGGCACACCCGAGCCGTTTCCGTCTCGATCCCTCGCCCGGGCACGCCGACGCCCTAGCCCGGCTGCCCCTGGGGGCGCTCGCCATCGTCACCCTGGCCCCCGAGCTGGGGGGTGCCGACGACCTGATCGTCGCACTCCGGCGGGCCGGCGTGGTCGTCTCGATCGGCCACTCCGATGCCACCGCCGAGCAGGTGCACCACGCCGCCGGCGTGGGCGCCTCGATGGTGACCCACCTGGGCAATGCCCAACGGGGCCTGCACCAGCGGGAGCCGGGCGTCGTCGGCGCAGCGCTGGTCGACGATCGCCTCACGCTGGGACTGATCGGCGACCTCGTCCACGTCCATGCCGACCTGATCCAGCTGGTCCGACGGGCGGCGCCCGACCGCTGCGTGCTGGTCACCGATGCGGTCGCCGAGACCGGAGTCACCGACCGTGCACCCCGGGTGGCGGCCGATCGGGACGACGCCGCCGGCCGGTCAACGGCGGATGACCCTTCCGTGCTCGCCGGGGGCATCCACAGCGGGGCGATGGTGGTCGCCGGGCTGGTCGGCGCCGGCTTCGATCCCGGGTGGGTGCTCGACGCGTTCACCCGCCAACCGGCACGGGCGATCGGTCGTACCGACCTGGGCACCCTCGAGGTGGGTGCTCGGGCCGACCTGGTGCGCTGGACGCCCAGCTGGACCGTCGGCTCCACCTGGATTGACGGCGACCGGTTCGTCGCCGACCCTGACTGA
- a CDS encoding FAD-dependent oxidoreductase, whose translation MTDADADADVIVVGAGFAGLSAARALAGAGLKVVVLEARNRVGGRTHTVERSGVTLDLGGQWIGPGQSRIAALADELGVDTYPQYDDGDDVVVRAGTVVRVASPALAFAKEELLGYLELVAALEALADTVPTDAPWQAPKAAALDRQTLATWIDGRGVPGAATELFEVGVQAVFAATSADLSLLHVAHYVAAAGGWSALTDTTGGAQERRIVGGLEPLARRLAEQLPGGVQLDSEVLGLDWDRDNDGVTVTVQRRAPAAVGSDLGGTMGPGGSTGARIEWLRARRVIVAVPPTVAQRIAFDPTLPPARDQLMANMPGGSVIKFHVIYPTPFWRAAGLSGQVIAPGAVVGATFDSTAPNHVPDGPGVITGFFEAAHATAAGRHSQQDRRQMVVDHLVAALGEKAAAPQDYVDLDWSAEPHTRGCYGAHLPPGAWTRWGPELRHPVGPIHWAGSECATRWVGYIDGAIESGRTTAAEVANQLQPNAPSGAHHRYDGDPHGRDPHHSPTERTDV comes from the coding sequence ATGACCGATGCCGACGCTGACGCCGACGTGATCGTTGTCGGGGCCGGGTTCGCCGGGCTGAGCGCCGCCCGGGCGCTGGCAGGCGCGGGCTTGAAGGTCGTCGTGCTCGAAGCGCGCAACCGGGTGGGCGGACGCACCCACACCGTCGAGCGATCGGGGGTGACCCTCGACCTGGGCGGGCAGTGGATCGGGCCGGGGCAGAGCCGCATCGCCGCCCTGGCCGACGAGCTGGGCGTCGACACCTACCCGCAGTACGACGACGGCGACGATGTCGTCGTACGGGCCGGCACCGTCGTGCGGGTGGCCAGCCCGGCACTGGCCTTCGCCAAAGAGGAGCTGCTCGGCTACCTCGAGCTGGTCGCCGCCCTTGAGGCGCTGGCGGACACCGTTCCGACCGACGCACCTTGGCAGGCCCCGAAGGCCGCTGCGTTGGACCGCCAGACGCTGGCCACCTGGATCGACGGCCGGGGTGTGCCTGGCGCTGCGACCGAACTGTTCGAGGTGGGCGTTCAAGCGGTGTTCGCCGCCACCTCCGCCGACCTGTCGCTGTTGCACGTGGCCCACTACGTGGCCGCAGCCGGCGGGTGGAGCGCGCTGACCGACACCACGGGCGGCGCCCAGGAGCGTCGGATCGTCGGCGGGCTCGAACCGCTGGCCCGGAGGCTGGCCGAGCAACTCCCCGGAGGGGTGCAGCTCGACAGCGAGGTGCTCGGCCTCGATTGGGACAGGGACAACGACGGAGTCACCGTCACCGTCCAGCGCCGCGCTCCGGCCGCCGTCGGCTCTGACCTTGGCGGCACCATGGGCCCAGGGGGCTCCACCGGAGCCAGGATCGAATGGCTGCGTGCCCGCCGGGTGATCGTCGCCGTACCGCCGACCGTCGCCCAGCGCATCGCCTTCGATCCGACGTTGCCGCCCGCCCGCGATCAGCTCATGGCCAACATGCCCGGCGGCTCGGTCATCAAGTTCCACGTCATCTATCCGACGCCGTTTTGGCGGGCGGCCGGTCTGTCCGGCCAGGTGATCGCCCCGGGCGCTGTCGTCGGCGCCACCTTCGACAGCACCGCTCCGAACCACGTGCCTGACGGGCCGGGAGTGATCACCGGGTTCTTTGAGGCCGCTCACGCCACCGCCGCCGGGCGCCACTCCCAGCAGGACCGACGTCAGATGGTCGTCGACCACCTGGTGGCCGCCCTCGGCGAGAAGGCGGCGGCGCCGCAGGACTACGTCGACCTCGACTGGTCGGCGGAGCCCCACACCCGCGGCTGCTACGGCGCCCACCTGCCGCCGGGGGCGTGGACCCGCTGGGGCCCGGAGCTGCGCCATCCCGTGGGCCCGATCCATTGGGCGGGCAGCGAATGCGCCACCCGATGGGTGGGCTACATCGACGGCGCCATCGAATCAGGCCGGACCACCGCCGCCGAGGTGGCCAACCAGCTCCAGCCGAATGCCCCTTCGGGGGCCCATCACCGGTACGACGGCGACCCGCACGGCCGCGACCCGCACCACAGCCCAACGGAGCGAACAGATGTGTGA
- a CDS encoding proline--tRNA ligase, protein MAPKRVLTPQADDFPRWYQDVIGRAELAENGPVRGTMVIRPYAYAIWEHMQAEVDRRLKATGAENAYFPLFIPEEYLAREADHVEGFSPELAVVTHAGGNELEHPVVVRPTSETVFGEFMSKWIQSHRDLPMLLNQWSNVVRWEKRPRIFLRTSEFLWQEGHTAHATQEEANRYAVRILHEVYADFMEEYLAIPVFRGRKIPQERFPGATNTLTVEAMMRDGKALQMGTSHELGQNFAKAFDISFQGADGANAMAWTTSWGVSTRMMGGLIMAHGDDAGLRVPPKVAGTQVVVMVVREDDAGRVGDAARYLAGDLVGAGIRCKVDDNTDTGFGRRATAWELKGVPVRIEMGPRDLDEGVAVVVRRDTGEKTPVPSGEVAGRVAELLDEIQASLFAEALAFRDANTVDVSTVGEAIEAGATGFARLPWNAIGDAGVDELGEHAITVRCLLAADGGVAESDDGDGLIAVVGRSY, encoded by the coding sequence GTGGCTCCCAAGCGTGTACTCACCCCCCAGGCCGACGATTTCCCCCGCTGGTACCAGGACGTCATCGGTCGGGCCGAGCTGGCCGAGAACGGTCCGGTGCGAGGCACGATGGTAATCCGCCCCTACGCCTATGCGATCTGGGAGCACATGCAGGCCGAGGTGGATCGCCGCCTCAAGGCCACCGGTGCCGAGAACGCCTACTTCCCGCTGTTCATCCCCGAGGAATACCTCGCCCGCGAGGCCGACCACGTCGAGGGTTTCAGTCCCGAGCTGGCGGTCGTCACCCACGCCGGGGGTAACGAGCTGGAGCACCCGGTGGTGGTGCGGCCCACGTCCGAGACGGTCTTCGGCGAGTTCATGTCCAAGTGGATCCAGAGCCACCGCGACCTGCCGATGCTGCTCAACCAGTGGAGCAACGTGGTCCGCTGGGAAAAGCGGCCCCGCATCTTCCTGCGCACCAGCGAGTTCCTGTGGCAGGAGGGCCACACCGCTCACGCCACGCAGGAGGAGGCCAACCGCTACGCGGTGCGCATCCTTCACGAGGTGTACGCCGACTTCATGGAGGAGTACCTGGCCATCCCGGTGTTCCGCGGTCGCAAGATCCCCCAGGAGCGCTTCCCCGGGGCGACCAATACCCTCACGGTCGAGGCGATGATGCGCGACGGCAAGGCGTTGCAGATGGGCACCAGCCACGAGCTGGGCCAGAACTTTGCCAAGGCGTTCGACATCTCCTTCCAGGGCGCCGACGGCGCCAACGCGATGGCGTGGACCACCTCCTGGGGCGTGTCGACCCGCATGATGGGCGGGCTGATCATGGCGCACGGCGACGACGCCGGCCTGCGGGTGCCGCCCAAGGTGGCCGGAACCCAGGTGGTGGTGATGGTGGTGCGCGAGGACGACGCCGGTCGGGTGGGCGACGCCGCCCGCTACCTGGCCGGCGACCTGGTCGGTGCGGGCATCCGCTGCAAGGTCGACGACAACACCGACACCGGCTTCGGTCGGCGGGCAACCGCTTGGGAGCTGAAGGGTGTGCCGGTGCGCATCGAGATGGGGCCGCGCGACCTCGATGAGGGCGTGGCCGTGGTGGTGCGGCGCGACACCGGCGAGAAGACCCCGGTGCCCAGCGGTGAGGTGGCCGGCCGGGTGGCCGAGCTGCTCGATGAGATCCAGGCCTCGCTCTTCGCCGAGGCGTTGGCATTCCGCGACGCCAACACCGTCGACGTGTCCACGGTCGGCGAGGCAATCGAGGCGGGTGCGACCGGCTTCGCCCGGCTGCCGTGGAACGCGATCGGTGACGCCGGGGTCGATGAGTTGGGCGAGCACGCCATCACCGTTCGGTGCCTGCTCGCAGCCGATGGGGGAGTGGCCGAGAGCGACGACGGGGACGGCCTGATCGCCGTCGTCGGCCGCAGCTACTGA
- a CDS encoding type II toxin-antitoxin system VapC family toxin, translating into MSVVDASALLAFLQGEPGADVVEAALERGVTCGAANWSETAQKVLGKQRNWTLARALLESYSITVEPVTIEDAEWAASRWQPGEGLSLGDRLCLALGERKDGPVLTADAEWGTGGRIVQIR; encoded by the coding sequence GTGAGCGTGGTCGATGCTTCGGCGCTGCTTGCCTTCTTGCAGGGCGAGCCAGGCGCCGACGTGGTGGAGGCCGCCTTGGAGCGCGGCGTCACCTGCGGGGCGGCCAACTGGTCGGAGACTGCACAGAAGGTCTTGGGCAAGCAGCGCAATTGGACTCTTGCCCGGGCGCTGCTGGAGAGCTATTCGATCACCGTCGAACCGGTGACGATCGAGGACGCCGAATGGGCCGCCAGCCGATGGCAACCCGGCGAGGGCCTGTCACTCGGTGATCGGCTCTGCCTGGCACTCGGCGAACGGAAGGATGGTCCGGTCCTCACCGCCGACGCCGAATGGGGAACCGGCGGTCGCATTGTCCAGATCAGGTGA
- a CDS encoding AbrB/MazE/SpoVT family DNA-binding domain-containing protein, whose translation MHASIFAPTTRSTGFAPSPSRTKQPLPDRSLPWYLESVSGTNNVTMGDRGRLVVPADVRTRRGLSEGTPLVLLDTHEGIVLLTRKQLQARVRADLAGLDLVSDLLSERRTLADGEDDAP comes from the coding sequence ATGCACGCCTCCATCTTCGCGCCCACCACCCGGTCAACGGGCTTCGCTCCGAGCCCGTCCCGGACGAAGCAGCCCCTACCAGACAGATCTCTCCCGTGGTACCTTGAGTCCGTGAGTGGGACGAACAATGTAACGATGGGAGATCGGGGTCGTCTGGTGGTACCCGCCGACGTGCGCACACGTCGTGGACTCAGCGAAGGAACACCATTGGTCCTGCTCGACACCCACGAGGGGATCGTGCTCCTCACCCGAAAGCAGCTCCAGGCCCGAGTTCGAGCGGATTTGGCCGGGTTGGATCTGGTTTCGGACCTCCTGTCCGAACGGCGCACCCTTGCCGATGGCGAGGACGACGCTCCGTGA
- a CDS encoding branched-chain amino acid aminotransferase: MHPLVRVGQSDPRPAAERQAILDAPVFGEAFTDHMVLMRWTATGQAAGEWGPIELRPFGPLSLSPATLALHYGQSIFEAFKAFTQADGSVGVFRIERNAARMNQSARRLAMPTLPDGAFETSCEALIDADRAWVPTADGSALYVRPFLFAAEAHLSVRPAEEYLYAVIASPVASYFGPVLGAISVAVESSDVRATPGGTGAVKFAGNYAAGFAAHGRASAAGGDQVLWLDAVEHRWVEELNAMNAMFVWQRNGRTVLSTPPLSGTILEGVTRDSLLELARQQGGDIGIDEVLEEPTSIEAVRAGIEAGELREMFACGTAAVIVPVGRLIDGDVARTVGDGEPGATTMALRSALLDIQYGRATDTRGWMRTIEPVG, translated from the coding sequence GTGCATCCCCTCGTTCGTGTTGGCCAGTCCGATCCCCGACCCGCTGCCGAGCGTCAGGCGATCCTCGACGCCCCGGTGTTCGGCGAGGCCTTCACCGACCACATGGTGCTGATGCGCTGGACTGCCACCGGGCAAGCTGCGGGGGAGTGGGGGCCGATCGAGTTGCGTCCGTTCGGCCCGCTGTCGCTCAGCCCGGCAACGTTGGCGCTGCACTACGGCCAGTCGATCTTCGAGGCGTTCAAGGCTTTTACGCAGGCCGACGGATCGGTCGGGGTGTTTCGGATCGAGCGCAACGCCGCCCGCATGAACCAGAGCGCCCGTCGGCTGGCCATGCCGACGCTGCCCGACGGGGCCTTCGAGACGTCGTGCGAAGCGCTCATCGACGCCGACCGGGCGTGGGTGCCGACAGCGGATGGTTCGGCGCTGTACGTGCGGCCGTTCCTCTTCGCCGCCGAGGCCCACCTGTCGGTGCGCCCGGCCGAGGAGTACCTCTATGCGGTGATTGCCTCGCCCGTCGCTTCCTACTTCGGCCCGGTGCTGGGGGCGATCAGCGTGGCGGTGGAGTCGAGCGACGTGCGGGCGACGCCCGGCGGCACCGGTGCGGTGAAGTTCGCCGGCAACTACGCCGCCGGGTTCGCCGCCCATGGCCGGGCGTCGGCGGCGGGCGGCGACCAGGTGTTGTGGCTCGACGCTGTCGAGCACCGCTGGGTGGAGGAGCTCAACGCCATGAACGCCATGTTCGTCTGGCAGCGCAACGGTCGCACCGTGCTGAGCACACCACCGCTGTCGGGCACGATCCTCGAGGGTGTCACCCGTGACTCGCTGCTCGAGCTGGCCCGCCAACAGGGCGGTGACATCGGCATCGACGAGGTGCTGGAGGAGCCGACGTCGATCGAGGCCGTGCGGGCGGGGATCGAGGCGGGAGAGCTGCGCGAGATGTTCGCCTGCGGCACCGCGGCGGTGATCGTGCCGGTCGGCCGGCTGATCGACGGTGACGTCGCGCGCACGGTGGGCGATGGCGAGCCGGGCGCAACGACGATGGCCCTGCGCAGCGCCCTGCTCGACATCCAATACGGCCGTGCGACCGACACTCGCGGCTGGATGCGCACGATCGAACCGGTTGGCTGA
- a CDS encoding ribosome maturation factor RimP — protein sequence MLDDAKLTEIIGPVVEASGLTLYDAEFRGSSLLVMVDGAEGANLDQVASVSRAIARHLDEADPIPGSYTLEVSTPGLERRLRRPDHFRGAIGETVKIKLNPGAPGERRADGELIAADDTTATVRTGDGSERAVAYADIDRARTQFEWGPAPKPGKGSKPGKAPKKGPAKKQGSAKPATTTSGDDTPTEGHSQP from the coding sequence ATGCTCGACGATGCAAAGTTGACCGAGATCATCGGGCCCGTGGTGGAAGCGTCGGGCCTGACCCTCTATGACGCCGAGTTTCGGGGCTCGTCGCTGCTCGTCATGGTCGACGGCGCCGAGGGCGCCAACCTCGACCAGGTGGCCTCGGTGAGCCGTGCGATCGCACGTCACCTCGACGAGGCGGACCCGATCCCCGGGAGCTATACCCTCGAGGTGTCCACCCCGGGGCTCGAGCGCAGGCTGCGCCGACCCGACCACTTCCGGGGAGCGATCGGCGAGACGGTGAAGATCAAGCTGAACCCGGGAGCACCGGGGGAGCGGCGGGCCGACGGTGAGCTGATCGCCGCCGACGACACCACCGCCACCGTCCGCACCGGCGACGGCAGCGAGCGAGCGGTGGCGTACGCCGACATCGACCGTGCCCGCACCCAGTTTGAGTGGGGCCCCGCCCCCAAGCCGGGCAAGGGGTCCAAACCAGGTAAGGCCCCCAAGAAGGGCCCGGCCAAGAAGCAGGGCTCCGCCAAGCCCGCAACGACCACCTCGGGTGACGACACCCCGACCGAAGGACACAGCCAGCCATGA